The nucleotide sequence TAAAACTGAAAGCACCAAAACGGTCTCCAGGTTAGATGGGAAAGTGTGTACCTGTTATTGAGATGCTTTCTATTTCAGATTTTTGTCATATAGTAGTGTTAAAAGACTCGCATGCAAACCAATTTAAACTGCGCCATAGTCAGAGCAAGACAACAAATATATTCTGATTTGAAATGACAGATTTgtaaaattattgttttcttATGGAAGCTTGTCCCCAAGGTGGAACACAAGAAACTCATTAGCAATCAAGTTTATGAAATCAGTTAAATATATTTTGGATCATTCAGATTAGATTAGCTGTGTTACTACAAAAAAAACCATCCAAAaccatttaaaatgtttcctAAAGCTGCAATTGTCTCTTTGAGAATTAcattttgtatgtgtgtgaaatGAATCTCACGTCCAGTGATGTTGAGGAGCGTTGTGGctgttctctttgttttcagggTATGTCAGGATTGGCCTGGTGTTCGCTGCATGGGCTGCCTCTGAGACCCCATCAGTGTTTGTCCCCCTTTACTCAGTCTTCATCGCTCTGGATGGTAAAAAGGCTGACAACATGGTTGAAACCTTGATGTTGTGAATGTTTACATCAACACACTAAACGTTCTGTTCGCTCTCCATTTATTTTTGCCATGTGCCGTGTACAATACTGCGTTTAAGGAATTTAACATGGTATTTCCAAGTGCAGGTCGCAGGTAGGTTGTTATGACTGAATGTATCCGTGCAGGAGTGGACGGCTGGCTGGCGAGGCGTCTGGATCAGAGCTCCAGGTTTGGAGCTTGGTTGGATGTAGTGGTGGATAACGTGGGCAGAGGGATGCTGTGGAGCCGCTTGTTCAAGGTGAGCGGATCCAACCCACCACCCTTCATGAATTAGGTGCCTGTGTGATCACTGAGTGCAGGACTCTGATCTTAACATGCTTAAGTCACCCATCGAACTTCTACGATTAAAGAAACAGAGGCCGCGTCATAAAGCTGGACTGGGGCATGAACAGAGATGGATGAGCAAATTCACTTAATGAGTGAGGCCTTTGCATTAactaaaaagtgttttttagtTTCCAGATGTCAACCTTAAGTCCTGAATTAAGAGATAGATGAGGGTGTACAACAGTTTTATTGCTGATATTGGTTGTATCTCTTGGTCTATGATTTCATACCTGAACTATCCTTTGAACCAGCTTCTGATCTGCACAGATCACATAGATGTTTGATGTAAACGTGTTTTCTTGCCTTTCAGTGGGGTTGGCTGGTGAGCACTGTGGAATGGTGCGTGTTTGTCTGCAACCACAACGCCAGAGGCGACCACTGGAAGGACAGCTTTGCCGCCAGCCCTCGTTTCGTACAGGCCGTCATGGCAAACGGTGAGATTGAGAGTGAATAAACGTGATGTGGATCCCAGGTTTCCTATCGAGGTTGTGTCGTCTCCCCTTGGCACCAGGGTTTCGGACCCCTCTGGGCCTGTGGGTGGTGAGCGGGCTCCACTGCCTCCCCCTGTGGCTCTACATGCATCACAAGGGGCTGCAGCTGCCTGTCTGGATCCAGGGTCTGGGAACCTTTCTGCTGGTTACAGGGCGCCTGCTGGCCCTGTCTGTGGAGGTAGAAATATCAAGTCGCAGAAATTCAATTTATTGAAGTCAATGCAATTCGACTGAGCATctgttggggtgtttttttcctgcagatgtggTGTATATGGACGCATGTTAAATATCTCACCAGTGACGAGAcaccagaaaataaaaagagccAGTGAACAACAAAATATTTAATTCAGACAATCGGATTGACTTTATGACATCGCTTTTACCATTATTGACCTCCTGGTATTTAAGGTCTGGTTTgctttaaaatcattaaaagtcATTGTGCCTGGAAAAATGAAATACTTTATCATAAAAGCTTGCATTTGTAATGCGTTGggcttttatttctatttttgcatgtcatttgaaaatgaatttaCTTTTGTGAGTTATTTAAATAGGTTTTTATTTTAGCTAAGCATTCAGTGTTTATTGGTTTATTATTATGTGGATTTATTCTTTCTTTGATAATCTCATTAATCTTTAATTCCTGGAATTGTGTCATTTTTAGGATTTTGTTCAGaacttaca is from Takifugu rubripes chromosome 11, fTakRub1.2, whole genome shotgun sequence and encodes:
- the LOC105418711 gene encoding uncharacterized protein, which gives rise to MGFEILLYWPNIIGYVRIGLVFAAWAASETPSVFVPLYSVFIALDGVDGWLARRLDQSSRFGAWLDVVVDNVGRGMLWSRLFKWGWLVSTVEWCVFVCNHNARGDHWKDSFAASPRFVQAVMANGFRTPLGLWVVSGLHCLPLWLYMHHKGLQLPVWIQGLGTFLLVTGRLLALSVEMWCIWTHVKYLTSDETPENKKSQ